In a genomic window of Phalacrocorax aristotelis chromosome 8, bGulAri2.1, whole genome shotgun sequence:
- the MAML1 gene encoding mastermind-like protein 1 isoform X3: MQLHETVKRKLDSAASPQNGDQQNGYGDVFSVSKKLRRDDGLGGVSGSSNGMPPVSPLHHLDKKSGSGDTLQLNGKHPMGLDGISKKCLPDSSLQMNGGGDADDSFPLSLNKELKQEPVDDLPCMIAGAGGSISQNNLMPDLNLNEQEWKELIEELNRSVPDEDMKDLFNEDFEEKKDADSSNSAAQTPLPQDINIKTEFSPAPFEQDQMGSPQVRSTSSGPAFIGAASVPVSAASPAVGSSQAMFQPSSQSMTENPNQPMMQASNHSQNVQRPLPNVLLPGKGAGSAKEMSSAHQLQQIAAKQKRDQMLQNQQQASQVHQTNQMSTWQQSGPSHSPLAVPYTMENPTSPSVYQPDFNNQKLMLPNMGNKSSPRAGGNYHVNILGHQQNSLNQNPVNSQGSMLDYGNTKPLSHYKAECEQGVTVPGQSKTPMLAYIQQRQQPPLSHVSDDQNGMILLKPKSGNIAYRLPHSQDQNPSPNVPRVPVSVPGPGVGAQAPNVSMAGNHSNPTYLSNQQQAAVMKQHQMLMDQQKQREQQQKHLLMEQQKQQFLMEQRQQHLLAEQEKQRQQQEQQLQRHLTRPPPQYQDQPQNLYQQQVGQFTGSSSAMPGVSNLGQSSSSSPRMFPQTQNMIQMGPGHTSVPPLQSGSSQQDRGVTQYTNMQNIQRGGLYNLAPGMTQMVPQHATQSANGQSPMQRQGSLGQGAAVPAGYGQNTLANSSISQQHSKGALNPTLSKPQMARVPAAMGAQNPSWQHQGIPNINNQTQANSGLGPFTASSSFHMQQTHLKMANQQFAQGMPQVSLSTSRPMTSMNAAVSGQMLSSSLGAQQRTNPPTQQQVPSQQVLPGMNQTVPDLNAFNQNPNQQMPNRGNLHCSQGYPVRTTSQELPFAYSGQSGNNGLQNLTGDTDLIDSLLKNRTSEEWMNDLDELLGTH, from the exons CAGCTCCATGAGACTGTGAAAAGAAAGCTTGATAGTGCTGCTTCCCCTCAGAATGGAGACCAGCAGAATGGCTACGGTGATGTATTTTCTGTGTCCAAGAAACTGCGTCGTGATGATGGTCTTGGTGGAGTGAGTGGTTCTTCCAATGGAATGCCCCCTGTGTCTCCACTCCATCATCTTGACAAGAAATCGGGCAGCGGAGATACCTTACAGCTTAATGGAAAACATCCGATGGGGCTAGATGGCATTAGCAAAAAGTGTCTTCCAGATTCCAGCCTGCAAATGAATGGAGGCGGTGATGCTGATGACTCATTTCCTCTGAGTTTGAACAAAGAGCTGAAGCAGGAGCCTGTAGATGATCTTCCATGTATGATTGCTGGAGCAGGGGGTTCTATATCTCAGAATAACTTGATGCCTGATCTTAATCTTAATGAGCAAGAATGGAAGGAACTTATTGAGGAGCTTAATAGATCAGTGCCCGATGAAGACATGAAGGATCTCTTTAATGAAgactttgaagagaaaaaagacgCAGATTCTTCAAATTCAGCTGCACAGACTCCGTTGCCACAAGATATTAACATAAAGACTGAGTTTTCCCCAGCACCCTTTGAACAGGACCAGATGGGATCTCCCCAGGTGAGATCCACTTCATCAGGTCCAGCATTTATTGGTGCTGCTTCTGTACCTGTaagtgctgcttctccagcGGTTGGTAGTTCTCAGGCTATGTTTCAGCCTTCCAGTCAGTCAATGACTGAAAATCCTAATCAGCCCATGATGCAGGCATCAAATCACTCTCAGAATGTCCAGAGGCCTCTCCCCAACGTGTTGTTACCTGGGAAGGGCGCAGGAAGTGCCAAAGAAATGTCTTCTGCTCATCAACTTCAGCAGATAGCTGCCAAGCAGAAGAGAGACCAGATGTTGCAGAACCAGCAGCAAGCTTCACAAGTCCACCAAACAAACCAGATGTCTACGTGGCAACAGTCTGGGCCTTCTCATAGTCCACTGGCTGTCCCATATACCATGGAAAATCCCACCAGCCCATCGGTTTACCAGCCAGACTTCAACAATCAGAAACTCATGTTGCCTAatatgggaaataaaagctCACCGAGAGCCGGAGGCAATTACCATGTGAACATTTTGGGTCATCAGCAAAACAGCTTGAACCAGAACCCTGTGAATAGTCAAGGCTCTATGCTAGACTATGGGAACACCAAACCTCTTTCACATTATAAAGCAGAATGTGAACAGGGGGTTACGGTACCTGGTCAGAGCAAGACTCCCATGTTGGCATACATACAGCAGCGCCAGCAGCCACCGCTGTCTCACGTGAGTGATGACCAGAATGGGATGATCCTGTTGAAACCCAAGTCTGGAAACATTGCGTACCGCCTACCGCACAGTCAG GATCAAAACCCTTCTCCTAACGTTCCTCGTGTTCCTGTTTCTGTCCCGGGCCCTGGCGTGGGTGCCCAGGCTCCCAACGTCTCCATGGCAGGTAACCACAGCAACCCAACTTATCTCAGCAAtcagcagcaagcagcagtgATGAAGCAACACCAGATGCTGATGGaccagcagaagcagagggagCAGCAACAAAAGCACTTGCTCATGGagcaacagaagcagcaattCCTAATGGAGCAGAGACAGCAACATCTTCTGGCTGAGCAG GAGAAACAGCGGCAGCAGCAAGAGCAACAGCTGCAGCGGCATCTGACTCGACCACCTCCCCAGTATCAGGATCAACCGCAGAATCTGTACCAGCAACAGGTTGGACAGTTCACAG gGTCATCTTCAGCCATGCCTGGGGTCAGTAATTTAGGACAGTCCAGCTCCAGTAGTCCACGGATGTTTCCTCAGACCCAGAACATGATTCAGATGGGACCTGGACACACTTCTGTTCCTCCACTCCAGTCGGGCTCCAGTCAGCAGGATCGGGGGGTGACTCAGTATACCAATATGCAAAACATTCAGCGAGGGGGATTATACAACTTGGCGCCTGGTATGACACAGATGGTTCCCCAGCATGCAACACAAAGTGCCAATGGACAGTCACCGATGCAGAGACAAGGCAGCTTGGGCCAGggtgctgctgttcctgctggGTATGGGCAGAACACCTTAGCAAACTCAAGTATTTCCCAGCAGCACAGTAAAGGTGCACTGAATCCAACCTTATCTAAGCCACAGATGGCAAGAGTCCCAGCTGCTATGGGGGCTCAAAATCCATCTTGGCAACACCAAGGTATCCCTAATATTAACAACCAGACACAAGCAAACAGTGGCTTAGGACCATTTACTgccagctcctctttccacatgCAGCAAACTCATCTAAAGATGGCCAACCAACAGTTTGCCCAAGGAATGCCTCAGGTAAGCCTAAGCACCAGCAGACCGATGACCTCTATGAATGCTGCTGTCTCTGGGCAGATGCTGTCGTCATCTTTAGGTGCGCAGCAGCGGACAAACCCACCTACACAACAGCAGGTACCCTCACAGCAAGTCTTGCCTGGCATGAACCAGACTGTTCCAGATCTGAATGCTTTCAACCAGAATCCAAATCAGCAAATGCCCAACAGAGGTAATCTGCACTGTAGTCAAGGGTACCCTGTGAGGACAACCAGTCAAGAGCTGCCTTTTGCCTACAGTGGCCAGTCGGGCAATAATGGACTTCAGAACTTAACTGGTGACACAGATCTGATAGACTCTTTGCTGAAAAACAGGACTTCAGAGGAGTGGATGAATGATTTGGATGAGTTGTTAGGAACTCATTAA